In a single window of the Rhizobium tropici CIAT 899 genome:
- a CDS encoding amino acid ABC transporter permease — MSIELFGLLVQASIYTVTISFVSIFIGFAIAILISGMLLTGRSLFVRPAQFFISFFRGVPLLVQLLLIYNLLPAVGLNVPSIVAAIIGLSLCTAAYQAENLRGGFASVPLGLVESAEMVGLTPRQIFRRIKVPIALRLTFPALVNEAILILKASSLVSVVGIVELTRMAQDLAGSTFLPLQIFASAGLIYLVINWVVALAGGLIESRLPGVAR; from the coding sequence ATGTCCATCGAGCTCTTTGGATTGCTTGTGCAGGCATCCATCTACACGGTGACGATCAGCTTTGTGTCGATCTTTATCGGTTTTGCAATTGCGATCCTGATTTCGGGAATGTTGCTGACGGGGCGTAGCCTTTTCGTGCGACCTGCCCAGTTTTTCATCAGCTTTTTTCGCGGCGTGCCGCTGCTGGTGCAGTTGCTGCTGATCTACAATCTGCTCCCGGCCGTCGGCCTCAACGTGCCAAGCATCGTTGCCGCCATCATCGGCCTGTCGCTCTGCACGGCTGCCTACCAGGCAGAGAACCTGCGCGGCGGCTTTGCCAGCGTGCCTCTTGGCCTTGTTGAGTCGGCGGAGATGGTTGGCCTGACGCCGCGCCAGATCTTTCGCCGCATCAAGGTTCCGATCGCGCTGCGGCTAACCTTTCCAGCTCTCGTCAATGAGGCGATCCTTATTCTGAAGGCGTCGTCGCTGGTCTCCGTTGTCGGTATCGTCGAACTGACCCGTATGGCCCAGGATCTTGCCGGCAGCACCTTCCTGCCACTGCAGATCTTCGCCTCGGCCGGCCTTATCTATCTCGTGATCAACTGGGTGGTCGCGCTTGCTGGCGGCCTGATCGAAAGCAGATTGCCGGGGGTAGCGCGATGA